Part of the Sodalinema gerasimenkoae IPPAS B-353 genome is shown below.
AAAGGACTGTTGAGCCTCCGGGGGAGAACTCAGACTCAAATTTAGAGCAATTCCCCCGGCCAGCCCTTGCTGAGGATTGACCAAGTGATAGGAGAGGCTAAGATAGCGACGAGGAGACTCCTCAAATCCCCGAGTTAGGGTTTCTGTTAGCTGCTGTCGCAGGTGACTCTGTTCCTCGGGACTGGGGGCTTGTCCGAAGAGATTGAACAAGCCGACAATCAGATGTTCATAGCGAGGGGCCAGGGCCGGGAGACAGGGAAGTTGTAGGGTTCCCTCCACGGCCATAGAGACCTGCAATTTTTCCTGCAAGGCGTCCTCCAGATGTGAGTCTGACCGGGTGGAGAGGTCTGACGAAGAAGAGGATGAACACCGAAATAAAGGCTTGGCCGGGGGGTGAGGATAGGAAAGCATGACAGACATTCACTGAGACTGTTCGTCTCACCCTACGGCGAATCAAATTCAGGAACCGGAGGCTTCCCTAGGAACGCAGATAGGCCTCAACCGTATTTTTAAGCAACATGGCGACCGTCATCGGGCCAATTCCCCCGGGAACCGGAGTAATCCAAGCCGCTTTCTGAGACACTTCCTCAAACGCTACATCCCCCGCCAGTTTATAGCCACCCTGGCCATCACTGACCCGGTTAATCCCCACATCAATCACCACCGCTCCCGGTTTTACCATCTCAGCGGTAATCATTTCGGGACGGCCCACCGCCGCCACCACGATATCTGCGGCGGCGACGACTTCGGCTAGGTTTTGGGTGCGTGAGTGAGCCACCGTCACCGTTGCATTGGCCTCCAGGAGCATCAGGGCCATGGGTTTTCCTACTAAAATACTACGACCCACCACCACGGCATTTTTGCCACTGGGGTCGATGGTATACTCCCTGAGGACTTCCATCACGCCAGCGGGGGTGCAACTTCTCAGGCCCGCTTCCCCCCGCGTCAGACGACCGAGATTGATGGGATGGAGTCCGTCTGCGTCTTTGTCGGGGTCGAGTTGTAGCAGTAGGGCCACTGCATCTAAATGAGCCGGGAGGGGGAGTTGTAGGAGAATCCCATCGACTCGTTCATCTTGGTTGAGTTCCTGGATTTTGGCGGAAATCTCCGCCGCTGTCGCCGTGGCGGGGAAATGTTGGCCAAAGGAGGCAATTCCCACTCGTTCACAGGCTCGTTCCTTATTGCGGACATAGACAGCACTGGCGGGGTCATCTCCGACACGGATGACCGCCAGTCCAGGGGGACGGTTACGCTGGGGAAGAACCGCCTCGATTTGCGATCGCAGTCGAGATTGTACTGTCTTGGCGAGAGCTTTACCGTCTAAAATACGAGTCGTATCCATTGAGCCAGGGAGTATTGTGCGATTGACCGTCACTACCGTATCATTTCTGCCTCGTTTTAATCGCTCTTTAATTCCCCTGCTCTCGGGGTTGTTCCTCCTGAATGGCTGTGACACCCCGTTAGATATTGGGGTTGACGTCACACCTCTGGGAACACTCTCTCAGGAGCAGGTGGGGAATGAGGTCACGGTAGAGGGGGTCGTGGGCGATCGCGCTCCCCTATTGGACGGGGGAGCCTATGTGTTGCAGGATGAGACTGGGACAATCTGGGTCATCTCTGAGGAGGGTGTTCCTGAAGCGGGGGATTCGTTACGAGTGCAAGGAACCCTGGAACAGCGAGAAATTGTCATTAATCAACGAGATTACGGGGAACTCTACCTACAAGAACAGCAACGAACTCCCCAATAACCTCTCTCCCTCATCTCCCTTGTCCCGTCCCTCGTGACAGGGTTCTACCCTGTCATGACTCCCCAGCGGCTCTGCCGCCTGACTAGGAGGCAGAGCCTCCCCCAGAGCATTCCTTGGCAGAGCCAAGGAACGAGGGAACGAGGGAGAGGGAGACGAGGAAAATGAGGGAATTTTCTCACTTTCGTCCTATCTGACTCATGGTTAAAGAAGTTGCGATCGCCATTCTCCATCAAAACGGTCGCTATCTCATGCAACTACGAGACGACATCCCCACCATCGTCTATCCCGGACAATGGACCTTCTTCGGCGGAACCGTCGAACCCGGGGAAGCGGCCGAAGTCGCGGTCATGCGAGAACTTCAAGAAGAAATCCGCTATCACCCCCCCTACGTGGCGTTATTCCGACGGGAACAGTATCGCGACTTCATCCGTAACGTCTTCCACGCACCCCTAACCGTCGATATCCAAGATTTAGAACTCTGCGAAGGATTAGACTTAGACCTTTGGACCGCTGAACAAGTGCAACTGGGAGAAAAATTTTCCCCCAAAGCCGGAGAAGTTCGTAAAATTGGAAAACCCCATCAACGAGTTTTACTGGCTTACATTAACTCGCTTAAATTGTCAATTTAAAAACAGATTTCTTAACAATGCAGCCCCAACTCTCGACCATCGGCCAACAAATGTCCCACCTCACCGGGGTGCGGGCCATTATGAAAGATATTATCGAAACTCTGCAATCAGGAGGTGGACGGGAGTTTATCGACCTCAGCGCCGGAAATCCCGTAATTTTGCCCGAAATTGAGCAGATGTGGCGTGATTGTACCCAAGACTTGCTGGCCAGTTCCGACTACGGCGAGGTGGTCTGTCGTTATGGGTCTAGTCAAGGCTATCAACCCCTCATTGAAGCCGTCGCCAACGACTTTAACCAACGCTATGGGGCCAATCTCACCCCTCGTAATATCCTCATTACCCCCGGTTCCCAATCGATTTATTTCTTTGCCGCCAACGCCTTTGGTGGCTATACTGCCGGTGGCAATCTCAAGAAGGTGGTGCTGCCCCTTTGTCCTGATTACACTGGCTATGGTGGCGTGAGTTTGGTTCCCGAAGCCGTGGTGTCCTATAAACCCAGTTTGGAGATTGATGAGGAGAACCATCGCTTTAAATATCGCCCTGACTTTAGTCAGTTGCAGATTGACGACACTACCGGTTGTGTTATCTTTTCTCGGCCCTGTAATCCCACCGGAAATGTGCTGAGTGATGACGAGGTGGGCAAAATTGCCAGTTTAGCGGCGGGTTATGATGCACCGGTGTTTATTGATTCGGCTTATGCGCCGCCGTTTCCGGCCCTGAACTTTACTCCCATGACACCTCAGTTGGGGGGGAATGTGGTGCATTGTCTGAGTTTGTCCAAAGCCGGACTTCCGGGGGAACGGGTGGGGGTGGCGATCGCCCATGAAGATATCATCAACGTGTTACAGTCATTCCAGACCAATGCTTGTATCCATTCCTCTCGCTATGGACAAGCCATTGCGGCACGAGCCATCGCCTCAGGACAACTGGCTCATCTGTCCGAGTCGGTGATTCGTCCCCATTATCAACGGAAATATGCGGTTCTGGCGGAAGCCTTACAGCAAGAAATGCCAAAATCTCTCTCCTGGTTCCTTCATGCGGGAGAAGGGTCGATTTTTGCCTGGATTTGGTTCCGGGACTTGCCCACGAGCGATCGCCATCTCTACAATGAACTCAAACAGGCTGGGGTCATTGTCGTCCCTGGGGAACCCTTCTTCCCTGGACTGCGAGAGGACTGGCCCCACAAACAGCAATGTTTACGCATCAGTCTCACCGCTCCCCCAGAGGCCTTAGTCGAGGCCATGAAACGGCTGCGACAGGTAATCGAGTAGGGGCACGCCCTTGTGGCTGCCCATTCCCGTAGGGGCACGCCCTTGTGGCTGCCCATTCCCGTAGGGGCACGCCCTTGTGGCTGCCCATTCCCGTAGGGGCACGCCCTTGTGGCTGCCCATTCCCGTAGGGGCACGCCCTTGTGGCTGCCCATTCCCGTAGGGGCACGCCCTTGTGGCTGCCCATTCCCGTAGGGGCACGCCCTTGTGGCACTGGTGTCAAGTTAAGGAAATCGTGGAAAAGTCAAGAAAGTGTAAACAACCCGAGACCAAGGGAAAAATGCTTATAGGCTAAGGACTAGCTAGCCAGGACAAAAGATGCCTAAGAAGACCTATCACAAACCGGGAAACCCGGACTTCAGACGACATCGCTCAGTGCCCGGACCAGTGAATCGGACGATTGAGCAGCGCTTGTTCGAGATGTTAAGTCCGGGAACGTTTGCCTCCCTCAAAAGCGTAAGCAACAAAGGACGACGGTTACGAGAGCGAACTCTAACCCTGCCGGTGATGACAGCGATTGTCCTGAGCCTAGTTTACCGGCAAATGACAGGGCTAAGTGAAGTGCTGCGAACCCTAGAACAGGAGGGACTGTTTTGGGTGAAAGCTCAACGCATCAGTAAACAGGCTCTATCCCAAAGATTACAAAGCCTGCCGGCCCATCTGTTTGCCAGTTTGCTCGAGCAGGTCATTGAGCGCTTGAACCAATCCTCAGCGCCCGGGGAAGTCTCGCCATTCTGGAGACCGGTGCGGTCTAAGTTCCCAGCCATTTGGCTAGCTGACGGGTCAACCCTCGAAGCCTTAAAAAAGAAACTGCATCGTCATCGCGGCAAAAAAGCCACCTCCCCCTTGGCCGGCAAGATGATGATGATGGTCGATGCCTTCAACCATCGCCCCCAGGCGGCCTGGTACAGTCCTGAAGCCCAATCCAATGATAAGCTTTGGACTGACTCATTGCTCGAACGTCTGCCAAAGGGCGGTTTAATGGTGTTTGACCTGGGATTCTTTAAGTTTCCTTGGTTTGATGCCTTTAGCGATTCGGGCAAGTTCTTTGTGACTCGCTTGCGGGAGAAAACCGCTTACAAGAATCTCAAGGTACTCGGTCAAAACCGTTACGTTCGTGACGAACTGATAGATTTAGGGCAATACCGCTCTAATCCTTGTCACCATCCCGTGCGTCTGGTGTCCGTCTCTTGGGAGGGAACTATCTACCGCTATTTGACCAATGTCACTGACCCCGAGGTCTTGTCCGCCCGCTACGTTAGCGAGCTTTATCGCCAACGCTGGCGCATTGAGGAGGCCTTTCTCGTGACCAAACGCTTGTTAGGTTTGGCTTACCTCTGGGTCGGTGGCTCCAATGGCATTGAAATCCAGATTTATGCCACCTGGATTTTCTATGCGGTGCTTACCGACGTCTGTTCCCAGGTCTCTGAGGCTTTACATGAACCCATTGACCGCATTTCTCAGGAAATGGTTTTCCGCAGTCTTTACTTTTTCAGTCGCGCCCGGGAACAGGGCCGTGTTGAGGATGATGAACTCATTCCTTTTCTGGTTCAATATGCCCAGTCCTTCGGACTGGTTAAAGCTAGGCGTAAGCGCCAACGAAAGAAAGATGCTATCTCCCGTCAGGTCTGGTCTCACCCCTTAACTTGACACCAGTGGCCCTTGTGGCTGCCCATTCCCGTAGGGGCACGCCCTTGTGGCTGCCCACTAATTTTCCGCCCCCTGTAGGCAAATCCTGACTCAGAGGGCAGAATAGGGACAGGGATGTTTTTAAACCAAACATCAAGATTTGTAAAATTCCCGGATGTTCAGGATGCCCCTGGGAACAAACCCCGCGCCGTCAACGACGAAGGCCCATAAGCCGGCCCATGTCCAGAACCTCAGACGCAGTGCGGCGAGTTAAGCCCCCAGTCCCGTTCACCCCATGAAGCCGGGAGCCTGCCCCAAAGTCCCTGCCTCAAAACCCTCGACCCCCTAAAAAACCATGCCGATTATCAGCGGAACCCCCAACGCCGACGTCATCGTTGGAACCCTTGGCGACGATACCATCGTTGGCATGAGCGGCGATGACAGTATCCTCGGTGGTCGCGGCGATAATATCATTTTCGGCAATCAGGGCAACGATACCCTCAGAGCCGGCCGCGGTCAAGATACCCTTCTCGGGGGAAAGGGCAACGATAAGATTTTTGGCAGTGAACAGGATAATATCCTCAGTGGCGATGATGGCGACGATACCCTGTTTGCCATTGACGGGGAGAATATCCTGTTTGGAGGCCCTGGGAACGATGTCCTAGTGGCGGGGTTGGGCAATGACTTCCTCTATGGGGGCCAGGGCAACGATACCCTCTGGGCGGAACGGGGCAATAACGTTGTTTCCGGGGACCGGGGGGCTAATGTTCTGATTGGGGGAACGGGGGAAAATATCTTCGTTCTCAATATTAATCATGGCGGTCCGAGTATCAACGATGCCGACCAAATTTTGCGCTTCAAACCCAACGACAAGATTGCGTTGTTGGGGGGTCCTGAGGGACAGACCATTGACCGTTCTGCCATTAATATTGCCTTTGTTCGTCGTGACGGAAGTTCTAGTCGAGGCAATTATGTCCTCACCAATTTAGCCACCGGGGAGTTCCTGGCGGTGATTCACAATGTGCGCCGCAGTGCCTTGACGGCGGAGAATTTCACAGAGGATTTAACCCCGTCTGATACACCGGACCCGGGACCGCCACAGCCACCGGTGGTGGACCCGGAGGATGAGTTACCCCCTGCACCAGACCCTGGGGATACGACGACAGAACCGCAGCCGCCGCCGACGGATGGGCCTGGGGTTCCGCCGGTGATTGAGCCTCCGGTGGATGAGGATGACCCGGAAGACCCCGGTGCGGAAGACCCCGGTGCGGAAGACCCAACAAATAACCCACCAGAAGCTCGGAACAATGAGGCTGAGGTGAGTGAAGATGGACCGGCCATTGAAATTGATGTCCTAGCCAATGATAGTGATCCCGATGATGATCCCTTAACAATTACATCATTTACAGGTGTCACTGATGGAGTCACGGTCACGATTGAAGGAGATCCTCCTACCGGCTCAGATCCTGGCAATCAGCGACTACTCTACGACCCCGGCGAAGCGTTCCAATTTCTGATAGATGGTGAAACACGGCAAGATACTTTCACCTATACCATCAATGATGGTCGAGGGGGAACCGCAACAGCCACAGTCACCGTGACGATTTTGGGGGCCGATGACCTGCCGACCAGTGAGAATGGGTCTGTGGAAGTTCTCACTGGAGCAACCTTTAGCTTCTCGGCTGCTGATTTTGTCTTTAACGATCCAGATGAGGGAGATGATTTTCAGGCAATTAAGCTGGTGTCTAGTCCTGATGCTGGGACGTTAACATTTGCGAGCAACCCTGTTAACGTCGATGACATTATTCCAGTGGCTGACCTTGGCTCGCTGGAGTTTGCTCAGGGAACCTTAGGAGTCGGGGATTCCACAAGCTTTGACTTCCGCGTTAAGAACACCCGAGATTTCCTGAGTGATGAGTCTTACACCATGACCTTGGGCATTGTGGCGAATCCCAATGCTCCCAAGATTGACTTGGATGGAGACGCAGCCACCGGGATTGTTGAGGCACTGAATCGAGAGTATCTGGAAGGACCAGTTGGCGATATTACTGAGCTCTCCTTTGCTGAGGATGTTCGATTTGATTTACCTGATGGGAACTCTCTGTCTGAGGTTGTGGTGACCCTTAATGGTATCGAGGATGTAGATGAAGTTCTGAGCTTAAGCACGTCGATTGCTGGGATAGCCGTTACAGGAGATGGAACGACTGAGGTGACTTTGACGAATACAGGAAGCGCCTCAGTTGATAATTTTCAAACTCTGTTGCGACAGATTACCTACAAAAATGATGGAATTGATACAGATAATCCCACGGAAGGACCGCGTACGGTAACCATCCGAGCTGTTGACGATGGTGGGTTGGAAAGTAACCCTGCTATCGTCACAATTGATGTTATTGCCGTGAACGACCCTCCGAGTATACATGGAAATGGAGTAACACAAGCGGCAACTACAGGCGAAGCTTATAATCTAGGCAATTTATTTGCGACTGAAGCATTTAGTGATCCTGATGCTGGAGATGAAGATGTCATAGTCAGCCTCAGCGTTGATAAAGATGCTGATGGGACATTTAACTACACGGGTTCAACCCTAACAGACAAATTAACTGACCTCAACTCCAATTCTTTGACCATCACCGCGCCGATTTCTGAAATTAACACAGCGATTCAAAATGGTAATCTCCGCTATGTCCCAAGTGTTGACAGTGACTTTGACCTAGAGGTAACAATCAATGATGACGGAAACAGTGGCAGTGTGGGACATAATACTCCAGGGACGGCTGAGACAACGTTTACCATTCCTATCCAGAACTTAGCTGGAATCACGGAAATGACGGTGACGACATTACCTAATTGGGGCAATAGTGTGTCGTTGCCGGCAAGTGCCTTCCTTGCGGTTGGTAGAGGTAATGATATAAGAGTTTCCAATATTGATCTCGTAAGCGGTATTCAGACTAACAAGATTCAGAGCGTTGATCCTTCTGGTAACGAGGTAACCTTCAATTTGGCTTCATTTCGGGAGGGAAACAGTACAACTGGGCAGTTTACATATACGTTAGAAGTTGATGGTCAAAACGTTGAAACCGACCAAACTGTAACTGTGAAAATTAAAACCCCACCAGGTTCTTCAGGCTCGTTCCAGGGGGGTGATGGGCCCAGTATACTTCGCGCTACCGGGAGCTATGACTTGACATTAATTGGTGGTTCTGGTGACGATTATCTGATGAGTAGTCTCGGGTCAAGGGTTTTATATGGTGGACAGGGCAACGATACTTTAGTTGGACCTGTAGGCAATGATGTCAATAATACTGACAACCTAAGCGATACTTTCGTCTTTGATAAGGATGACGTTCTAACAAGACCTGGATTCAATGCTGAATCAATTGCAGATATCAGAAATCATGTTAATGAGTATGGAGTGGATAAGATTTTAACCTTCAACTTGGGGA
Proteins encoded:
- a CDS encoding NUDIX hydrolase — encoded protein: MVKEVAIAILHQNGRYLMQLRDDIPTIVYPGQWTFFGGTVEPGEAAEVAVMRELQEEIRYHPPYVALFRREQYRDFIRNVFHAPLTVDIQDLELCEGLDLDLWTAEQVQLGEKFSPKAGEVRKIGKPHQRVLLAYINSLKLSI
- the folD gene encoding bifunctional methylenetetrahydrofolate dehydrogenase/methenyltetrahydrofolate cyclohydrolase FolD; translation: MDTTRILDGKALAKTVQSRLRSQIEAVLPQRNRPPGLAVIRVGDDPASAVYVRNKERACERVGIASFGQHFPATATAAEISAKIQELNQDERVDGILLQLPLPAHLDAVALLLQLDPDKDADGLHPINLGRLTRGEAGLRSCTPAGVMEVLREYTIDPSGKNAVVVGRSILVGKPMALMLLEANATVTVAHSRTQNLAEVVAAADIVVAAVGRPEMITAEMVKPGAVVIDVGINRVSDGQGGYKLAGDVAFEEVSQKAAWITPVPGGIGPMTVAMLLKNTVEAYLRS
- a CDS encoding valine--pyruvate transaminase; amino-acid sequence: MQPQLSTIGQQMSHLTGVRAIMKDIIETLQSGGGREFIDLSAGNPVILPEIEQMWRDCTQDLLASSDYGEVVCRYGSSQGYQPLIEAVANDFNQRYGANLTPRNILITPGSQSIYFFAANAFGGYTAGGNLKKVVLPLCPDYTGYGGVSLVPEAVVSYKPSLEIDEENHRFKYRPDFSQLQIDDTTGCVIFSRPCNPTGNVLSDDEVGKIASLAAGYDAPVFIDSAYAPPFPALNFTPMTPQLGGNVVHCLSLSKAGLPGERVGVAIAHEDIINVLQSFQTNACIHSSRYGQAIAARAIASGQLAHLSESVIRPHYQRKYAVLAEALQQEMPKSLSWFLHAGEGSIFAWIWFRDLPTSDRHLYNELKQAGVIVVPGEPFFPGLREDWPHKQQCLRISLTAPPEALVEAMKRLRQVIE
- a CDS encoding Ig-like domain-containing protein, coding for MPIISGTPNADVIVGTLGDDTIVGMSGDDSILGGRGDNIIFGNQGNDTLRAGRGQDTLLGGKGNDKIFGSEQDNILSGDDGDDTLFAIDGENILFGGPGNDVLVAGLGNDFLYGGQGNDTLWAERGNNVVSGDRGANVLIGGTGENIFVLNINHGGPSINDADQILRFKPNDKIALLGGPEGQTIDRSAINIAFVRRDGSSSRGNYVLTNLATGEFLAVIHNVRRSALTAENFTEDLTPSDTPDPGPPQPPVVDPEDELPPAPDPGDTTTEPQPPPTDGPGVPPVIEPPVDEDDPEDPGAEDPGAEDPTNNPPEARNNEAEVSEDGPAIEIDVLANDSDPDDDPLTITSFTGVTDGVTVTIEGDPPTGSDPGNQRLLYDPGEAFQFLIDGETRQDTFTYTINDGRGGTATATVTVTILGADDLPTSENGSVEVLTGATFSFSAADFVFNDPDEGDDFQAIKLVSSPDAGTLTFASNPVNVDDIIPVADLGSLEFAQGTLGVGDSTSFDFRVKNTRDFLSDESYTMTLGIVANPNAPKIDLDGDAATGIVEALNREYLEGPVGDITELSFAEDVRFDLPDGNSLSEVVVTLNGIEDVDEVLSLSTSIAGIAVTGDGTTEVTLTNTGSASVDNFQTLLRQITYKNDGIDTDNPTEGPRTVTIRAVDDGGLESNPAIVTIDVIAVNDPPSIHGNGVTQAATTGEAYNLGNLFATEAFSDPDAGDEDVIVSLSVDKDADGTFNYTGSTLTDKLTDLNSNSLTITAPISEINTAIQNGNLRYVPSVDSDFDLEVTINDDGNSGSVGHNTPGTAETTFTIPIQNLAGITEMTVTTLPNWGNSVSLPASAFLAVGRGNDIRVSNIDLVSGIQTNKIQSVDPSGNEVTFNLASFREGNSTTGQFTYTLEVDGQNVETDQTVTVKIKTPPGSSGSFQGGDGPSILRATGSYDLTLIGGSGDDYLMSSLGSRVLYGGQGNDTLVGPVGNDVNNTDNLSDTFVFDKDDVLTRPGFNAESIADIRNHVNEYGVDKILTFNLGNSKGWSFDNPTRNDVIWLSNFGIGFDNVNPDVGGPAGDGSLGNRLNPDTNVFAVFSPSGGGHPEALYLLYDKSGDNTVNSDTYLIAKLTGNSDTFGIAPDGLRASDFRFDTFESNP
- a CDS encoding IS4 family transposase, which codes for MPKKTYHKPGNPDFRRHRSVPGPVNRTIEQRLFEMLSPGTFASLKSVSNKGRRLRERTLTLPVMTAIVLSLVYRQMTGLSEVLRTLEQEGLFWVKAQRISKQALSQRLQSLPAHLFASLLEQVIERLNQSSAPGEVSPFWRPVRSKFPAIWLADGSTLEALKKKLHRHRGKKATSPLAGKMMMMVDAFNHRPQAAWYSPEAQSNDKLWTDSLLERLPKGGLMVFDLGFFKFPWFDAFSDSGKFFVTRLREKTAYKNLKVLGQNRYVRDELIDLGQYRSNPCHHPVRLVSVSWEGTIYRYLTNVTDPEVLSARYVSELYRQRWRIEEAFLVTKRLLGLAYLWVGGSNGIEIQIYATWIFYAVLTDVCSQVSEALHEPIDRISQEMVFRSLYFFSRAREQGRVEDDELIPFLVQYAQSFGLVKARRKRQRKKDAISRQVWSHPLT